ATTGACGTTTTTCCATCAAAACCAACCCCACCTATGTCTTTTTTTCTTACAAGGCTTACATTCACATTCGGGCTTAACTACTTTACCTAAAAGATCTACCACTATATTCTTAGCTATGTCAAAACTTATAACCACTCTGGACGTATCGTTTTTAAGTAAAAAATTCCTCCCCCAGACCCTTAACACCTCAAACACATCTCCTTTTCTTAATCCCATTGCCTCAATTTTTTTTATTATAGCATCTTCTCCTAAAAAATCCTCTATCTTTACCTTATCACCACATTTAGCCTCTACCAATAACATAAGAAAAAAATCCCTCCTCTATTCCTTATACCTACAACGACTACATACCCCGAAAATTTCAAGATGGTAGGTCAGAGGGGAAAAAGAAATCTTTTTCATTTCCTTTTGTAAAAGCTCCTCCAATTTATTTTCTACCAGCTCTTCTACCTGGTTACACTTTATACAGATAAAATGTAAATGAGGCTTTTTTTTCAAGGTTACTTCATAATAAGAACGACCACTTTGTCTGTAAACTTCTTGAATATAACCCCCTTCTATCAAAAGAGGAATGGTTCTGTAAACTGAGGCCTTAGAAATTTTATGCCCTTTATTCTTTAAACTAAGATAGATATCTTCCACATCAAAATGACCCGAACAACTTAACACTTCTTTAAATATCTCTTCTCTCTCTGGAGTATATTTTAATCCCTTAGACTTGATGAACCTACGAAAACTTTCCACCTCTTCTAACATGAAACAAACTCCATTTAGCTTATTTGATTTTCAAATTCAATTAATTTAAATAATACTTACTCAAATCTAAAATGTCAAGTGTTCGCATTAGATCATAAAAATGTCCTTGAAATAAGGGTTGTTAGACCAAAAATCTGCCCCTGAAATTAAAATTTCCTCCCTGATACCTAAAATTTTAAGGCACAGGGAGGAAAAGTTAGTTGAAAAATTAGCCTCTCAATACAACCAAGCTAAATCAAAAAAGTTAAAGTTTTAAATTCTATCACAATTTTGCAACCTCACTCAACTCTCAAGAGAAACCGCTAAAAACGCTTCCAAATACCATAATCCTCCACCAAGAACTCATTAAAATTTACTGGGAAATCCTTCTTTGTCCCTTTTCCGAAAGACTTCATCCTGTTCTCCTTCTCACCATTGACTTCTTACTCAAAGAAGGACTTTTAAAATATTATTTTACTAATGTTATTAACAAAACTAAAACTATTTCCCTTGGAACTCTAAAAAGAATCCTTAGGAAATTTGAGAACTCAAGTCTTAAGAGAAAATATAAAGTTCAAGCCTTCATCTATCATAAAGTTTCGATTTTAGCTGATTTTGGAAAGTATGCTCAAGTGGAGTTAGGGTATAATGCGCATAGGGAGGAAAGAGGAGGGGATAAGGTTAGGAAGCTTGTAGGGTATTGGAGGTATGATACCGAGGATGAAGTTAATTTGGTGAACCAGATTTATGAGGTAGGAAAGAGCCCTTACCAGAGAATCATGGAGAGTTCATTAGTGCCCGAGGAAGTAAGAGAAGCTTTAAAGGAACATTATAATAAGTTCTACCTGGTAGAATTAAAAAGGAAACTTGATGAATTGCTTACCCAATTATTCGGAGGTAAAATGAAGGGGAAATCTTTTTCAGGGACAGAAAAATGATCTAACTAACCAACATTTCAAGGACATATATTTCTGATCTAACACAGCTTGGCTAACTGATTGAGGTGAACAGAAGATATTCTAATGTTAAGGGATTACGTCTGTAAGAAGGTTAAGGTAGCCATAGGGATAATAAAGGTTTTCTTCTGAGAGGTTGTGGGCCTTTAGGGCTTTTTTGACTTCAGGTAAAAAGGTTTGGGCCAGACTAACCAGATCTTTAATAAGAACACAGTATTGCATCGCTCTTTCAGGTGAGGTTTTAATAAGTACAGGGCATCTTCCACCACAGAAAAACTCTGCCTCACAGGTGTTACAGCCTAACCAGTCCTTATAAGAAACTAAGGATAAAAGTTTGTCCTGCAATTTTGATAAATCGAGATTTTTAATTTCATCTTTGCGAAAATCAGCTAAAATCAATTCTTCTCCCATGTCTACGCACGGGAGAATTTTCCCCGCAAGAACATCAAAACTTCTCATTTTTTCTACTCCACACCCAGTTTGGCCTCTTCTGATATCTTTTAATAAAAAGAAAAACAACTCAGCCAACGGTAGTACTGGAAGGATTTTTCCTTTAAAAAGCTCAGCCACAAATCTTTCAAAAAGATAAGTCAGGTCTTTTAAGTAACCTTCTCTAAAACCAGAGAAATCTCTTATAGGACAATCTTTTTCTATCAAATGCCAAAAGAAAAAGTCAACCAGCCCCCTTTGATAAAGGTTAAAAAACTCCTCTAAGCAGTCTCTAAAGCTCATTTCTTCTCTTAAGGTAGACCACATAAGGACTTTTGTGGGGCAGTGAGATTTTAAAAACTCCAAACTTGCTTCAATCTGGTCTAATGAGGTCCCTTTCCTTACCCTTTCGTGCTGAACTTTTGTTCCATCGATAGAGATGATCAATAATTCTAACTGGCTGAAAAACTCTGGGTCCTTTTCTACAGCTTTTCTAAGGAGATTTCCGTTAGTGTAAAGAAAAAACTTTAGGTTTTTCTGTGGATAATAATTTTTTATTCTGTAAAAAATATCTTGGACTTTTTCAAAAACAAGAAGAGGTTCTCCTCCATAAAAGGCTATAAAGACAGGATTTCCGTTTGTTTGATCTAATAGCCAGTTTATCGCCTGAAAGGTTTTTTCTGGATCTTCCTCCCAAGAAGAGGCAAAAGCCCTCCTTTCACCATAGATTAACCCGTTTAAACAGCCTTCACAGCTTGCGTTGCATTTTCCA
Above is a genomic segment from Thermodesulfobacterium commune DSM 2178 containing:
- a CDS encoding radical SAM/SPASM domain-containing protein, producing the protein MITLKSFLKESFPTIYHISVTGKCNASCEGCLNGLIYGERRAFASSWEEDPEKTFQAINWLLDQTNGNPVFIAFYGGEPLLVFEKVQDIFYRIKNYYPQKNLKFFLYTNGNLLRKAVEKDPEFFSQLELLIISIDGTKVQHERVRKGTSLDQIEASLEFLKSHCPTKVLMWSTLREEMSFRDCLEEFFNLYQRGLVDFFFWHLIEKDCPIRDFSGFREGYLKDLTYLFERFVAELFKGKILPVLPLAELFFFLLKDIRRGQTGCGVEKMRSFDVLAGKILPCVDMGEELILADFRKDEIKNLDLSKLQDKLLSLVSYKDWLGCNTCEAEFFCGGRCPVLIKTSPERAMQYCVLIKDLVSLAQTFLPEVKKALKAHNLSEENLYYPYGYLNLLTDVIP
- a CDS encoding Fur family transcriptional regulator, producing the protein MLEEVESFRRFIKSKGLKYTPEREEIFKEVLSCSGHFDVEDIYLSLKNKGHKISKASVYRTIPLLIEGGYIQEVYRQSGRSYYEVTLKKKPHLHFICIKCNQVEELVENKLEELLQKEMKKISFSPLTYHLEIFGVCSRCRYKE
- a CDS encoding FeoA family protein, with the protein product MLLVEAKCGDKVKIEDFLGEDAIIKKIEAMGLRKGDVFEVLRVWGRNFLLKNDTSRVVISFDIAKNIVVDLLGKVVKPECECKPCKKKRHRWGWF